Proteins co-encoded in one Leptospira levettii genomic window:
- a CDS encoding cupin domain-containing protein: MATIVRKNETIQDKDQVKAFLTQKGLVYESYKTPESLDLILGQKGLSDAEKEEILSGLEYRFDQLKKEHGYKANDLVVLHDEVPGINDMLAKFDKLHIHTDEEVRYIIDGSGIFGFIIDGERFEVHVGKGDFISIPANTNHWFTLDKNLRIKAVRYFKDNSGWTPVYVDESKVLINA; encoded by the coding sequence ATGGCAACGATAGTCAGAAAAAACGAAACGATCCAGGACAAAGACCAAGTGAAAGCATTCCTCACCCAAAAAGGTCTCGTGTATGAGTCTTATAAAACTCCTGAGTCATTAGATCTTATCCTTGGCCAAAAAGGTTTATCCGATGCGGAAAAAGAAGAAATACTTTCTGGTTTGGAATACCGTTTTGACCAATTGAAAAAAGAGCATGGTTATAAAGCAAATGACCTTGTGGTCCTACATGATGAAGTTCCTGGCATCAATGATATGCTCGCGAAGTTTGACAAACTCCATATCCATACTGATGAGGAAGTTCGTTATATCATCGATGGAAGTGGAATTTTTGGATTTATCATCGATGGAGAACGATTTGAAGTGCATGTGGGAAAAGGAGACTTTATTTCCATCCCTGCAAATACAAACCATTGGTTCACATTGGACAAAAATTTACGAATCAAAGCAGTTCGTTATTTTAAAGATAATTCTGGTTGGACCCCTGTGTATGTAGATGAGTCAAAAGTTCTCATCAATGCATAA